In Brachyhypopomus gauderio isolate BG-103 chromosome 18, BGAUD_0.2, whole genome shotgun sequence, the sequence AAAGAAGGGTCCTCCATCTCAATTGCGGCTGGTTAATCATTTTAACTGTGGAGAACTGTAATAAGAGAATAAGAGAAGAGTGTTGTGTCTTTCTACAGAGGAGGCAGAGTCAATCCTGCGCGAGTTCCGTCAGGACGTGGACAACGCCACGCTTCAGAAGGCTGACCTGGAGAAGCAGGTCGAGCAGCTGGTAGCCGAAATAGAGTTCCTCAAGAAGCTCCATGACGAGGAGGTGGCCGACCTCCTCAAGCAGATCGAGGAGTCAAAGGTGACCGTGGAGCTCGACTCGGACCGGCCCGACCTGGCGGCCTACCTGCGCAAGATGCGAGCAGAGATTGAGGCGGTGGCCGCCCGCAACGTGCAGGAGGCCGAGAAGTGGTACAAGGGCAAATTTGACACTCTCAAGGAGCACGCCAGCAAGCACGAGGGCCAGATGAAGACCATGAAGGAGGAGATCTCCACCTTCCGCAACCAGGTGACAGACCTGCAGAACCAGATCGATGGCCTGCGGGCTCGCAACGCCTCCCTGGAGCAGCAGCTGGAGGACATGGAGCTGGCCCACCTGGAGAAGGTGGGTGGCCTGGAGGGCATCATTGCCCAGCTAGAGAGTCAGCTGTGCGAGACCAAGGTGGAGATGGCGAAGTACCTGGCCGACTACCAGGAGCTGCTGCACATCAAACTGAAGCTGGACGCAGAGATCGCCACCTACAGGAAGCTActggaaggagagga encodes:
- the vimr1 gene encoding vimentin, which gives rise to MRGSSYSQKTLTVCGSSRMRVQSPSPSRSRGLSHTRGRAGFQGQAVELGTELHQIHANEKEEMQVLNVRFAGYIEKVQALEQRNAALRAELEVLQGRFKGGPSGLSEEYEAKFKEVRDLIEALTAEKGRADIERGYLEEEVEMWRLKLDEELALKEEAESILREFRQDVDNATLQKADLEKQVEQLVAEIEFLKKLHDEEVADLLKQIEESKVTVELDSDRPDLAAYLRKMRAEIEAVAARNVQEAEKWYKGKFDTLKEHASKHEGQMKTMKEEISTFRNQVTDLQNQIDGLRARNASLEQQLEDMELAHLEKVGGLEGIIAQLESQLCETKVEMAKYLADYQELLHIKLKLDAEIATYRKLLEGEEKRLGIVVSEGTAGGEDKSTAKSGSDETR